A single region of the Palaemon carinicauda isolate YSFRI2023 chromosome 17, ASM3689809v2, whole genome shotgun sequence genome encodes:
- the LOC137656308 gene encoding uncharacterized protein, which translates to MPKNLDDCDYVFIRVEAYRQPLTRPYCGSYEVIRRTAKSILLDVHGQEDWVTIDRLKPAYLESNKITACPGRPRTPPQNKSSTKWEKTTQRQGKTIPPKQSSLPLRSSTRGELRRPPRYRD; encoded by the coding sequence atgcCCAAGAACCTAGATGACTGTGACTACGTCTTCATCCGGGTTGAAGCTTAccgccaacccctgactagaccttattGCGGCTCTTACGAGGtcatcagaagaacagccaaatctatCCTCTTGGAtgtccacggacaagaagattgggtgacgatcgaccGATTAAAACCAGCGTACCTTGAAAGCAACAAGATCACTGCGTGCCCTGGTAGACCCAGGACTCCtcctcagaacaaatcatccaccaaaTGGGAGAAAACCACTCAACGACAGGGGAAAACGATTCCTCCGAAGCAGAGCAGCCTTCCCCTCCgttcaagcaccagaggggaactACGTCGCCCTCCACGATACAGAGATTAA